A genome region from Carassius gibelio isolate Cgi1373 ecotype wild population from Czech Republic chromosome A23, carGib1.2-hapl.c, whole genome shotgun sequence includes the following:
- the LOC127945020 gene encoding alpha-2,8-sialyltransferase 8E-like isoform X1 — MALAFLQWIFRLLMALIVFQGVCVMFYFTPNTHSSRDGMTEALRQMQCAKLRRKFSIIKPAKSIKMESFTRELSDFMSCPYKSNTTEREVNRLSLQIFCNATGSLFLTKRNTAVNQSIPYETSTTDTYTMNETLHSMMPEDFPWSGRRLGRCAVVGSGGILKNSSCGREIDSADFVIRFNLAMINDSDVGLKTDLITINPSQIQKEYKNLEENTDPLVERVSVYGNTFFIMPAFAYKFCTELSIRALNVLHAIRPQKPMAFFSPYYLQTLDGFWKRRGLNPRRLSTGFMLISTALELCEDVHVYGFWPFYTDLQDNPVPYHYYNLNRPSKRMHKMPEEFVRLLKLHSQGALTLHLQPCSSDTH; from the exons ATGGCGTTGGCGTTTCTACAGTGGATCTTCAGGCTGTTGATGGCCCTGATCGTCtttcagggtgtgtgtgtgatgttttattttacaccCAACACACACTCGTCCag AGATGGGATGACGGAGGCTCTTCGGCAGATGCAATGCGCAAAACTCAGACGCAAGTTTTCCATTATCAAACCGGCCAAAAG taTTAAAATGGAGAGTTTCACACGGGAGCTATCAGATTTCATGAGCTGCCCGTACAAATCCAACACAACTGAGCGCGAGGTCAACAG aTTGAGCCTACAGATTTTCTGTAACGCCACAGGATCGTTATTCCTCACCAAACGAAACACAGCCGTCAATCAGTCCATCCCATATGAGACAAGCACAACAGATACATACACAATGAACGAAACCCTCCACAGCATGATGCCTGAG gacttCCCCTGGAGTGGTCGTCGTCTGGGTCGGTGTGCTGTAGTTGGCAGTGGTGGGATCCTGAAGAACAGCAGCTGTGGACGTGAGATTGACAGCGCAGACTTCGTCATACG gTTTAATTTGGCGATGATTAATGACAGTGATGTTGGGCTGAAGACGGATCTGATAACCATCAACCCCAGTCAGATTCAGAAAGA atacAAAAACCTGGAGGAGAATACAGATCCTCTGGTGGAGCGGGTCAGTGTGTACGGAAACACCTTCTTCATTATGCCTGCCTTTGCCTACAAATTCTGCACTGAACTGTCAATCAGAGCTCTTAATGTCCTTCATGCAATCAGACCACAGAAGCCAATGGCGTTCTTCAGCCCTTATTACCTGCAGACACTGGACGGTTTCTGGAAGAGGCGGGGCCTGAATCCACGCCGCCTTTCCACTGGGTTTATGTTAATCAGCACGGCGCTGGAACTATGTGAAGACGTGCACGTGTACGGATTCTGGCCATTTTACACCGACCTGCAGGACAATCCCGTTCCGTACCACTATTACAACCTGAACAGACCTAGCAAGCGCATGCACAAAATGCCGGAGGAGTTTGTGCGGCTTCTGAAGCTCCACAGCCAGGGGGCGCTGACACTGCACCTGCAGCCCTGCTCCTCAGACACACACTAG
- the LOC127945020 gene encoding alpha-2,8-sialyltransferase 8E-like isoform X2, with translation MTEALRQMQCAKLRRKFSIIKPAKSIKMESFTRELSDFMSCPYKSNTTEREVNRLSLQIFCNATGSLFLTKRNTAVNQSIPYETSTTDTYTMNETLHSMMPEDFPWSGRRLGRCAVVGSGGILKNSSCGREIDSADFVIRFNLAMINDSDVGLKTDLITINPSQIQKEYKNLEENTDPLVERVSVYGNTFFIMPAFAYKFCTELSIRALNVLHAIRPQKPMAFFSPYYLQTLDGFWKRRGLNPRRLSTGFMLISTALELCEDVHVYGFWPFYTDLQDNPVPYHYYNLNRPSKRMHKMPEEFVRLLKLHSQGALTLHLQPCSSDTH, from the exons ATGACGGAGGCTCTTCGGCAGATGCAATGCGCAAAACTCAGACGCAAGTTTTCCATTATCAAACCGGCCAAAAG taTTAAAATGGAGAGTTTCACACGGGAGCTATCAGATTTCATGAGCTGCCCGTACAAATCCAACACAACTGAGCGCGAGGTCAACAG aTTGAGCCTACAGATTTTCTGTAACGCCACAGGATCGTTATTCCTCACCAAACGAAACACAGCCGTCAATCAGTCCATCCCATATGAGACAAGCACAACAGATACATACACAATGAACGAAACCCTCCACAGCATGATGCCTGAG gacttCCCCTGGAGTGGTCGTCGTCTGGGTCGGTGTGCTGTAGTTGGCAGTGGTGGGATCCTGAAGAACAGCAGCTGTGGACGTGAGATTGACAGCGCAGACTTCGTCATACG gTTTAATTTGGCGATGATTAATGACAGTGATGTTGGGCTGAAGACGGATCTGATAACCATCAACCCCAGTCAGATTCAGAAAGA atacAAAAACCTGGAGGAGAATACAGATCCTCTGGTGGAGCGGGTCAGTGTGTACGGAAACACCTTCTTCATTATGCCTGCCTTTGCCTACAAATTCTGCACTGAACTGTCAATCAGAGCTCTTAATGTCCTTCATGCAATCAGACCACAGAAGCCAATGGCGTTCTTCAGCCCTTATTACCTGCAGACACTGGACGGTTTCTGGAAGAGGCGGGGCCTGAATCCACGCCGCCTTTCCACTGGGTTTATGTTAATCAGCACGGCGCTGGAACTATGTGAAGACGTGCACGTGTACGGATTCTGGCCATTTTACACCGACCTGCAGGACAATCCCGTTCCGTACCACTATTACAACCTGAACAGACCTAGCAAGCGCATGCACAAAATGCCGGAGGAGTTTGTGCGGCTTCTGAAGCTCCACAGCCAGGGGGCGCTGACACTGCACCTGCAGCCCTGCTCCTCAGACACACACTAG